From the genome of Melitaea cinxia chromosome 12, ilMelCinx1.1, whole genome shotgun sequence, one region includes:
- the LOC123658716 gene encoding palmitoleoyl-protein carboxylesterase NOTUM, with protein MLTKRSLTQFIAAFQSAPLQMLPAHDVIITAACECAAPDSLKLVWLSNTTLTCNDGSPAGYYIRRGTNNHHWVVYLEGGGYCWDTASCSARWRRRPGLMSSSRWPRTRRAPALLSADPQTNPLWHESNHVLLPYCSSDMWTGTRTIRRSNNSFAFAGRLIVRSVLDELLQLGFAGRLLLVGSSAGGTGVMFHADSARRSLRSHGIRVAAIADSGWFLDRPQKTRRASSADKMARLGHLLWLGSPPTSCVREYPEKPWLCYFGYRLYPHIRTPLFVFQYLFDSAQLTAEGVRAPRTRAQWDAVHDTGSAIRASLKNVRSTFAPACIAHGALARPEWLAINVSGVSLPRAISCWERRFSRSNRKERARCAPRRLVERCTWPQCNGSCPRLRDPRTGEEVALAALLQSFGLDVRGAAAAMGLDARALSRMSRAELLPLLAPHT; from the exons atgctGACGAAGCGGTCGTTGACTCAGTTTATAGCTGCTTTTCAGTCCGCACCTTTACAAATGTTACCAGCACACGAC GTGATAATAACTGCGGCCTGTGAGTGTGCAGCTCCTGATAGCTTAAAGCTGGTGTGGTTATCCAACACGACGCTTACGTGTAATGATGGATCGCCTGCAGG GTACTATATACGACGAGGAACCAACAATCACCACTGGGTTGTGTACTTGGAAGGTGGCGGCTACTGTTGGGACACGGCTTCCTGTAGTGCGCGATGGAGACGGAGGCCAGGCCTCATGTCGTCCTCGCGATGGCCACGAACGCGACGAGCCCCAGCCTTGCTGTCTGCGGATCCACAAACAAATCCCCTCTGGCATGAATCTAATCATGTCTTGTTGCCCTACTGCTCGAGTGATATGTGGACAGGAACGCGTACGATCCGACGCTCCAACAACAGTTTCGCATTCGCGGGTAGACTTATCGTACGTTCCGTGCTTGATGAACTTCTGCAACTCGGATTCGCCGGGCGACTTTTACTCGTCGGTTCGAGCGCAGGTGGAACAGGGGTCATGTTTCATGCAGACAGTGCAAGGAGAAGTCTTCGATCTCATGGCATTCGTGTTGCAGCTATTGCAGATTCTGGTTGGTTTTTGGATCGACCACAGAAGACTCGACGTGCTTCTTCTGCCGATAAAATGGCACGGTTAGGACATTTATTGTGGTTGGGATCGCCACCGACATCATGTGTACGAGAATATCCCGAAAAGCCATGGTTGTGTTATTTTGGATATCGGTTATACCCACACATTCGAACGCCTCTTTTCGTCTTCCAATATCTATTTGATTCTGCACAACTTACTGCAGAGGGAGTAAGAGCTCCACGGACTAGAGCACAGTGGGATGCGGTTCATGATACCGGATCAGCAATACGAGCGAGTCTTAAAAACGTACGCTCAACATTTGCTCCCGCATGTATCGCTCACGGCGCACTCGCACGGCCGGAATGGTTGGCAATTAACGTGTCAGGCGTGTCATTGCCACGGGCCATCTCGTGTTGGGAGAGACGATTTAGTCGCAGTAATAGAAAAGAACGTGCACGATGTGCACCAAGAAGACTTGTGGAACGTTGCACTTGGCCCCAGTGCAATGGTTCATGTCCTCGGTTGCGTGATCCTCGGACTGGCGAGGAGGTGGCGCTGGCTGCGCTGTTACAGAGTTTCGGGCTCGACGTTCGCGGCGCAGCCGCTGCGATGGGTCTCGATGCCCGCGCCTTGTCCCGCATGAGTCGCGCAGAACTGTTGCCGTTGCTGGCTCCGCATACGTGA